The following nucleotide sequence is from Gemmatimonadota bacterium.
CTCATCACCTTTGGATAAATTGCTTTTAAATCGGCATCTGCATGTTTTTTGCGTATCATTATTTTCTCCTTTTTTAAGTATTAAAATTTTAATAGTTCATTTTAAAAAAATATCTAACCCAACTTGATCTATCCCTCCTTTCGCAAATCTTCAATGCAAAAGGTGTGAGCCAGTACGTCGAGCTGTCGCATCTGAAGCGCCTTTGTGCGGTTAGGTGCATAAATCCCCATGTTGATTAAAAAGAAGCGATTCTGAGCGATATCAAAGAGTGCATAACTCTTAAACGGTCCACCTTGCCACGCGCGTGTATTTTCCCACAGTCCTTCCAGGCAGACGGCCAATTTTCCCAGAAACTCTGTCTGGTAGATATTCACCTCCCCAGACGATGTTTGATCGCCGCCATAAAAACGGCTCGATACGTCGTCCCACTTTTGCAAACACCAATCTGGCGTCAATTGATCGGGATGTACTCCATTTTCCCAATATACCCATAGCCACAATTGTCGTCGATCTACCTGACGTGCCAGTGCCACAAAGTTCTCACTTGCATACTCATCCATTACTTCATAGCCCACCGGCACCCGCATGCGCCAGCCATATTGCCGTGATAGAGCTTCAGAGTGCTCGGTATTGTCTCCCGCGTGATACAGAATGGTTTCGAGCCATTTCGACATAGAGGCATCAATCGCCGATACGATGCGGTCGCCATTGAGCGCGACTTGCTCAGCCACGCCTTGCTCATTCGCAGCTTTGACGACCACGACTATCTGATCAGATGCCCACACATCGCGGTGAATTACTGTTTCATTTTTGGATCGCCCGGTAAACAGTGGCTGTAAGTCCGTCGCCAGAATACCACTTGCAGATGAAACAAGGATCAAATTGCGGTAAGCCCGAAAATCCCGAAACGTTTCAGGAGAAACATATACGAGATCAAATACGTACTCGGGTTGCGGCGTCAATACCGGGTCTAACAGTAAATCTTCCAGTACTGGTTTTAATTTTTCTCGGGTTGCGCCATCGGCCACAATCACAATTTTACTGGTTAGCCCAATGCCCCGGGGCAATGGATTGCCGATAAGCACATCTGCCAGCGGTTTGCTCCACCGGGAAATTTTCAGATGGGCTTCGGCTCTACCGGGCACGTCGATGAGGGGTCCAATTTTTACAGCAATGACACAGACAAATAGAAATATCGCGAGCCAGATGGCACTGTGCGACAGCGATGGCCGGCGCTGATTGAGCAGATATTCAAAGCGCTTTACCAGATTTGGATGGCGATTTATAATGCCCAATCCTATTGGGCGCACCCTGCCAATCATTTCTGTCAGGCGCGTCAGACAGATCGCATAATCACGTGCATTGTGACCGCGATTCGCGGCGTAATCATCGCAGGCCATTTCTCGCGTTAGTGACAGTTGCCGACTCAGCCACCAGATGCCGGGATTGCACCATAAAAAAACTTCTACGAGGCGCTGCACCAGAATGCCCCGGGCATCTCTGCGTTGAACATGCGCGATTTCATGCTTGAGAATTTGCTCCAGTTCAGGTGCTGAGAGTTGCGGTATGAGATGTTGCGGTATGAGTACGATCTGGCGAAATATACCCAGCACTGAGGGGCTGGCAACAGCATCTGAAATTCGCAAACCAACATCTACTGAGCCAATCCATCTGCGTTTGCACCGCTCAAACCGGGCCTGAAGATCTTTTCCCGCCCACTTTCCAGATCGCTTCAACCGCATCATCTGGCAATATCCCAGTGCAATGCGCCCGAGCATTGCACTGGCGACGACCAGCCATAAAATCCAGACGACAATTGGCCAGGAAGATGTGCTGAGGATTGACCGGGTTTTCACAGGCGTTGCAATTTGTGGTTGTGATGTCTCACTGGCGGGATTGGTATCCGGAACTCTGGTTGGGGGAATTGTTGCGTTCGGTTTATCTGCGGCCTCGTATGGTGCAGGTGTGACGAGAAACAGAGGCATAATCATCACACCAATCACGGCGACCCACAACAGGCGGTGCAACAAAGACGCAGGCACGCGCAAATGCGATAGGACCGCCACGATCATTGCAGCCAAAACCCCCATCCAGATCCCATTCAGCAGATAAAACACGCTGAGTCGGGCAATGGTATCAATCCATTCGCCCATCATGTTTCATTCTCCTCTGCTTTCTGAATCATTTTGTGAATGCGGGCGAGGTCCTGTGCATCGAGTTCTTCATTTTCCACCAGATTGAGTACCAGAGTTTCTGGCGAGTTGTCGAAAAAACGACTCATCAGATACTGAATGGCGCTTCGTTGTGCATCCTCTCGCCCCACGATTGGATAATATACAAATGCCCTGCCTTCTTTTTCATGCCGCAAATACCCTTTCTGTTCCAGAATGCGCAATATTGTCAATACTGTGCTATACGCCGGAGATTCACGTCCAGCGAGTGTATTGACAACGTCGCTCACTGTAGCCGAGCCGCGATCCCAAATCACCTGCATCAATCTCAGTTCGGCATCTGTCAGAGTAGGGGATCTTCGTCTGCCCATATAGCCCTCACTATTAAGAATTTAATACTTTCAAATAAAATATGGAGAAAAAGAAAGTGAGTGTCAATTAAAAAATTAATAGTTCAAGAAAAAAGACAAACTGGTAGGGAGTAGGATGCCTTCGCACCCAGGATCACTTGAACTTCAAGGGCTTGCCTTCGCGGGCGGATTGATAGACCGCTTCGAGGAGTGCTACGGTGCGGCGGCCTTCGCGTCCATCTACGGATAGGGGTGTTCCTTTAGTCAGAGCATTTACCACGTCTTCGACAATGCTGTGGACGTTATTTTCGACGCTGTCGAGTTTTTCCTGAAGCCCTGTGCCGTAAACTGTCATTTCGCCATTTAAAACGTCGTGTAGCAAAATACCGCCTTCTGTTCCGTGTACTTCGGCGCTGAAATACACACTCTGGGGAAAGGTCGTGGTGCCCAGGATTGTGCCTTTTGCCCCGTTCTCAAAATTGAGGATTGCCAGCCCGATGTCTTCGGTCTCAATCTCGTGATTTACAATGTCGATTTCGCCGTACACGGAAACCGGGTCGCCCATAAACCAGCTCAATACGTCGAGCAGATGCGCGCCTTGATTGGCCAATGAGCCCCCCCCGTCCATAGCCCACGTTCCGCGCCAACCATCGTCGTGGCGAAAATATTCGTCATTGCGGAACCACTTAAAACGCACTTCACCCAAAATCATCTTGCCCAGCCAGCCTTCCCGAATCGCGGTTGCTATCTTGACATTGCCATCCACGTATCGGCTTTGATAATCCACACCGCACAACACGCCGGCAGCTTCACAAGCGGCAATGAGCCGATCACACGCTTCGGTACTCACATCCATGGGTTTGGTGGTTATCACATGCTTGCCCGCTTTTGCCGCTTCAATTCCAACCTGGGCATGTTTGCCGCTCGGCGTCATCACCATCACGACATCCACATCATCTCGCGCAAACACGTGTTCCATATTTATAACGCAATCTGTCTCCAATTCCTGCGCCACTTCCTCGGCCAGATCGCCGTGCAGGTCACACACGACCTTCAAATCTGCACCGGGTGTTTCTTTAATCAACCGCGCTCTGTTGCGCCCCATGCCCAGGCCAATAACGCCAAATCCGACCATGTTATCCTCCTGTTCGCCTTATTTTTATGCACAATCGGGATGGCCTTCCGTCCACCGCCCGAAGGGGACATCGGTCTGTCCGTCCCGATTGATTTTCGACATCGCCTTTCGAGTGTCCAACCACATTTGGGTCCACACTTTTGCATCTCTCAATTCGCGCTCTGGATGTTTGCGGCTGCGCGCGACAAAGCCCGGAAATGCCTCGCGTCCAGTCGTTTGACCGATGGGATTATAACGCAGATCAAAGCTCCAGCGGATTTTATCGCTCAGATTGGGTAGCGATCCGTGTACTGTGCACTTGGGAAGAAAAATGACATCTCCCCGTTTGACCGGTAGCGGTATCATGCGTTCGGCTTCAAATAGCGATTCGGGTATTTGCCGCCCGCCCGCTGTTTTGGGTCCGTTCCCAAAGTACGATGGACAGTGCGTCAAAAGTCCGTGTTTGTGGCTGCTGGGCACGACTTTTAGAGGACCTTGTTCAATATCGACGTCTTCGAGTGCAAACCACACGGTCAACATATTTGTCTCATCTGCTTCTGGTACAACCACGCCCTGATCCTGGTGCCAGATCGTTTCTCCCAAAATCGGATTTCCAAACTGGTTTTTGGGCAAAATATGCTCGGGTGGTTTAATCCGCACATGTTGTACGGGATTCGAGTAGATTTCTGGTCCGATGAGCGATTCTACACAATCGAGCAGGGATTCAGCGGTGAAGGCATTGAGAACAGCCTGTCCCGTCCAGAAAGGTGTGTCGGGCGTCACATTTTGAAATGGTAGCGAAAAATCGAAATATTGTTTGTGTACATCACCCGTTTCAATACAGACCGCGATGAATCGCTCGGCAAAATCGAGGTCTTCGAACAAGGAAGAAATTTCTTCTCGTTCGTAAAGATCGCGCACTAATGTGTCGAGTACTTCTGTGTACTCTTCAATTACAGGATCCAGCACAGTTTTTGGATCCAACACGCCCTCCACCACCAGATAGCCTTCTTCTTTAAACTGTGCAATCTGCTCGGCAGTTAGGCAACCCATGGTATTTCTCCTTTTTGTGGGATGTTTAGCGGTTAGCTTTTACTGCAAATCAATCTCGGAGCCCCAGGCGCTATTGTTCTGCTGCGGATTTTTCGGTAAAATCAGCGTTAGCACATCGGGCATAATTTCAAATACCAGTTCTTTTGAGCCTTTTTCAACTTCGCCATCAAATTGAAACCAATCGCTTTTTTCGCGGGTGATATGGATTTTTTTCGCCTGAAATATCTCGACGCCGGGCATTCGATCAAAAGTGCCATTAAAAAGTCGATAGGTATTCAATATCAGGCGAATCCACCCCGGATGTGTAAATACGCACACATCGAGAAGTCCATCATCTGGCCGGGCTTGAGGGGCTATGGTTGCGCCGCCTCCAAAGTCCGGTATGTTGGCTATGGCAACGAACAAAGGCGTGCGCTCAATTTCGCTGTTAGAATCCAATCTCAATCGCAATGTCTGAGGGCGATATGAGAGAATTGACAGCGCGGTGAGCACCATATAGGGCAAGAATCCGCGGCGCCCCGTCCGACTTGCATACCGATGGGCGACCTCTGCATCTAAGCCAATGCCCGCGGTAGAAAAAAACAGGGCATTGCCCACGCGCCCCACATCGAGTTTTCGAATTTCTGGCTGAATAAAGGCGCGACAGGCTTTTGTCGGGTCAAAAGATAAATTTAACGCACGCGCAAATGCATTGCCCGATCCAGCGGGCACTACTCCCAGGGGTATTTCTGTGCCGAGTAGCGCGCGTCCGACTTCGTTAATGGTGCCATCGCCTCCAATGGCGACCACCAGATCGAATCCCATTTCGGATGCGCTTGCCGCCAGTTCTGTAGCGTGCCCCGCGTACTGCGTCACTTCAAGGGCGAAATCCATCCCCGCTTTCTCACACGCGTCAATTACGCGAGATCGAATATTGCGGTTTACTCCTGCATGCGGATTCGCAATAAAGAGTACGCGGGAAAATTGCACACTCATGTATGTAAAAAATCGACCAGGGTCTGACCGATATCTCTCAAAATTTTTGGCGAAGGTTGTGATACATCGATTTGTTGCACGATTTCTTTGGGATAATGTTCCAATACAGCAATTGTCTGGCGGTCGTACACATCGAATCTTTTGCGAATAATTTGTTCATTTGCGTCATCGATGCGGTATGCGACGAGCGCGCGTCCAAAGAGGCGTTTAATCAGTACATTGCGATCTGGACAATCCAATACCATGATCAACTTTACATTCAAGTCTTCATCGGCCATTTGAGCCTGGGCGAGTGTGCGCGGTAGGCCATCTAAAATCAATGTCTGCTCGTCGGGCTTGAAATCGCCAAAATCAGTCAGGCGCTGCATGCGTTCTCGCCATAGGGCTACGACAAATTCATCGGGTACCAACTCGCCTTTGCGAATACTCGCCAGAGCCATTTCTCCAGGCTGGCTATCGACGTCCAATGCCCTGAGCATATCGCCACTTGAAAAATGGTACAATCCTGGAATTTGTTTTAACACATTTCCCCAGGTGCCCTTGCCAGCACCGGGGGGGCCAAATAATAAGACAGTATCATACATTGGTACAACTCCCGCGATTGTTTTTTGACAGAATGGAAATGTGAGTGTATAATTAAGCTATCAGCGATCAATGCGCTGTCCGCTTTCTTATAGGAGAATATCATGAACCTCGATCCCGCTGCTGTCTCGCTGAAAAAAAACGGCAATAAAATCGAAGCTCTTATCCAGGGAGAAACTACGTTTGTCGATCGCCTTGCCCGCGCGTTTCCCCACAGCAATCCCGATCAATTTGTCAGTTTGATGGATGAATTGGGACACGAAATTGGCATTATTGAAAATCCCAAAAAACTCGACACTGAGTCGCGCAATTTGCTCGAAGCCGAACTCAAAGCCATCTACTTTGTCCCGACCATCAGTGCCATAACTTCCGTCGTACCCAAAGGCACGGGCAGTCAGTGGACGGTTGATACCGACGATGGCGAATATACTTTCCGCATTCTGGGCCGAGACGCGCTCAAGGGCGATGAACCGCCTGCAATTGAAATCACAGATGAAAATGGCAAGCGATACAGAATTGATAATTACTGGGATCTCGATGCGGAAAGCCGAGATCTGACCTCTGACCTATTGCCCGATAAAGTTGTCAAGGCGCGCTATTACACCCGCTCCCTCAGTTCGGGTAGTAGAAGTGGCAAAAGTAGAGGTTCGAGCAGTCGCGGTGGTAGTAGTAGTGGCGGTAGTAGCGGCATGGGCGGATCGATTGGCATACGGTGATCCGCCGGGTATAGTGATCTGCTACCGCACCCCTAACAATAAGTCGGCCAGCAACTGATCGAGGCGCTCATAGCCCAGTCCAACGCGCCCCATTGCATCGATGTCAAATTGCACCTGTTTGAGTGCCTGCGATTTTTCCGGGCTGTATTTGCCCAGGTGCTGTTCGTATTCGGGGTTCTGGTTTCCAATTTCTTGCACGATTCCCTGAATTTCGGCATCTGCTTCAAATTGTGCCGCTTTTTCTTTTAAGATATTGTACGTACGCATACACCCTGCGGCAAAATCCCATACCCCTTCTTCGTCTTCTGTGCGAAATGCGTGTGCGTCGAAGTGTCTCGGACCCGTATAACCGTTGTTTTCGAGCAAACGCACGAGTAAAAAGGCACTTTTGTAATCTTCTGAGCCAAACCGAAAGTCCTGATCATAGCGGCCAAAACGCTGGTCGTTTAAGTCGATATGGAAGAGTTTGCCCGCCTCGAATGCTTGCGCCACGCCGTGATGGAAATTTAATCCCGCCATGTGTTCGTGTGCGACTTCCGGGTTGACGCCCACCATTTCGGGGT
It contains:
- a CDS encoding DUF4837 family protein produces the protein MMGEWIDTIARLSVFYLLNGIWMGVLAAMIVAVLSHLRVPASLLHRLLWVAVIGVMIMPLFLVTPAPYEAADKPNATIPPTRVPDTNPASETSQPQIATPVKTRSILSTSSWPIVVWILWLVVASAMLGRIALGYCQMMRLKRSGKWAGKDLQARFERCKRRWIGSVDVGLRISDAVASPSVLGIFRQIVLIPQHLIPQLSAPELEQILKHEIAHVQRRDARGILVQRLVEVFLWCNPGIWWLSRQLSLTREMACDDYAANRGHNARDYAICLTRLTEMIGRVRPIGLGIINRHPNLVKRFEYLLNQRRPSLSHSAIWLAIFLFVCVIAVKIGPLIDVPGRAEAHLKISRWSKPLADVLIGNPLPRGIGLTSKIVIVADGATREKLKPVLEDLLLDPVLTPQPEYVFDLVYVSPETFRDFRAYRNLILVSSASGILATDLQPLFTGRSKNETVIHRDVWASDQIVVVVKAANEQGVAEQVALNGDRIVSAIDASMSKWLETILYHAGDNTEHSEALSRQYGWRMRVPVGYEVMDEYASENFVALARQVDRRQLWLWVYWENGVHPDQLTPDWCLQKWDDVSSRFYGGDQTSSGEVNIYQTEFLGKLAVCLEGLWENTRAWQGGPFKSYALFDIAQNRFFLINMGIYAPNRTKALQMRQLDVLAHTFCIEDLRKEG
- a CDS encoding BlaI/MecI/CopY family transcriptional regulator, encoding MGRRRSPTLTDAELRLMQVIWDRGSATVSDVVNTLAGRESPAYSTVLTILRILEQKGYLRHEKEGRAFVYYPIVGREDAQRSAIQYLMSRFFDNSPETLVLNLVENEELDAQDLARIHKMIQKAEENET
- a CDS encoding Gfo/Idh/MocA family oxidoreductase, which encodes MVGFGVIGLGMGRNRARLIKETPGADLKVVCDLHGDLAEEVAQELETDCVINMEHVFARDDVDVVMVMTPSGKHAQVGIEAAKAGKHVITTKPMDVSTEACDRLIAACEAAGVLCGVDYQSRYVDGNVKIATAIREGWLGKMILGEVRFKWFRNDEYFRHDDGWRGTWAMDGGGSLANQGAHLLDVLSWFMGDPVSVYGEIDIVNHEIETEDIGLAILNFENGAKGTILGTTTFPQSVYFSAEVHGTEGGILLHDVLNGEMTVYGTGLQEKLDSVENNVHSIVEDVVNALTKGTPLSVDGREGRRTVALLEAVYQSAREGKPLKFK
- a CDS encoding phytanoyl-CoA dioxygenase family protein — encoded protein: MGCLTAEQIAQFKEEGYLVVEGVLDPKTVLDPVIEEYTEVLDTLVRDLYEREEISSLFEDLDFAERFIAVCIETGDVHKQYFDFSLPFQNVTPDTPFWTGQAVLNAFTAESLLDCVESLIGPEIYSNPVQHVRIKPPEHILPKNQFGNPILGETIWHQDQGVVVPEADETNMLTVWFALEDVDIEQGPLKVVPSSHKHGLLTHCPSYFGNGPKTAGGRQIPESLFEAERMIPLPVKRGDVIFLPKCTVHGSLPNLSDKIRWSFDLRYNPIGQTTGREAFPGFVARSRKHPERELRDAKVWTQMWLDTRKAMSKINRDGQTDVPFGRWTEGHPDCA
- a CDS encoding diacylglycerol kinase family lipid kinase encodes the protein MSVQFSRVLFIANPHAGVNRNIRSRVIDACEKAGMDFALEVTQYAGHATELAASASEMGFDLVVAIGGDGTINEVGRALLGTEIPLGVVPAGSGNAFARALNLSFDPTKACRAFIQPEIRKLDVGRVGNALFFSTAGIGLDAEVAHRYASRTGRRGFLPYMVLTALSILSYRPQTLRLRLDSNSEIERTPLFVAIANIPDFGGGATIAPQARPDDGLLDVCVFTHPGWIRLILNTYRLFNGTFDRMPGVEIFQAKKIHITREKSDWFQFDGEVEKGSKELVFEIMPDVLTLILPKNPQQNNSAWGSEIDLQ
- a CDS encoding nucleoside monophosphate kinase — its product is MYDTVLLFGPPGAGKGTWGNVLKQIPGLYHFSSGDMLRALDVDSQPGEMALASIRKGELVPDEFVVALWRERMQRLTDFGDFKPDEQTLILDGLPRTLAQAQMADEDLNVKLIMVLDCPDRNVLIKRLFGRALVAYRIDDANEQIIRKRFDVYDRQTIAVLEHYPKEIVQQIDVSQPSPKILRDIGQTLVDFLHT
- a CDS encoding DUF1854 domain-containing protein, producing MNLDPAAVSLKKNGNKIEALIQGETTFVDRLARAFPHSNPDQFVSLMDELGHEIGIIENPKKLDTESRNLLEAELKAIYFVPTISAITSVVPKGTGSQWTVDTDDGEYTFRILGRDALKGDEPPAIEITDENGKRYRIDNYWDLDAESRDLTSDLLPDKVVKARYYTRSLSSGSRSGKSRGSSSRGGSSSGGSSGMGGSIGIR